The following proteins are co-located in the Dromaius novaehollandiae isolate bDroNov1 chromosome 10, bDroNov1.hap1, whole genome shotgun sequence genome:
- the LOC112992545 gene encoding mitotic-spindle organizing protein 2-like isoform X3 yields MSGAALDGALGKAAAAATTTTARPRRKLLSAEEAELFELAQAAGSGLDPEVFKVLLDLLRMNVAPLAVFQMLKSMCAGQRLPAGAEGGPAAAPAPLPADTREAPTDSKIPAPLAFASALRPPRLGGAKLVVCSPADGRPPLSQVTFGW; encoded by the exons ATGTCGGGCGCGGCACTGGACGGGGCGctggggaaggcggcggcggcggcgacgacgacgacagcgcggccgcggcggaaGCTCCTAAGCGCGGAGGAGGCGGAGCTGTTCGAGCTGGCgcaggcggcggggagcgggctgGACCCGGAGGTGTTCAA ggtGCTGCTGGACCTGCTGCGCATGAACGTGGCGCCGCTCGCCGTCTTCCAGATGCTCAAGTCCATGTGTGCCGGGCAGCGGCTGccggcgggcgcggagggcggccccgctgcggcgccggcgccgctccccgccgacACCCGAG AGGCCCCCACGGACAGTAAAATCCCCGCGCCGCTCGCCTTCGCCTCCGCCCTGCGGCCTCCGCGGCTCGGCGGCGCGAAGCTGGTGGTCTGCAGCCCCGCCGACGGCCGCCCGCCTCTCTCGCAAG TGACTTTTGGCTGGTAG